One genomic region from Clostridium saccharobutylicum DSM 13864 encodes:
- a CDS encoding ABC transporter permease — translation MINVISSEFYKIFKSKIFYVISIILLAMNVISFVSLLVQKINSSSKIKEQLVGTGISNYQESYNADFVFYIILIFIAFLITAEYANDSIRQMACHGIARWKLVLGQYIAMSSVITIVLLGFGILNLLSYTVLSQLGKVDVVKFIIMNFGILCMFWGTAGIGTFLSYLLKNGGITIIVSILVVISSNLIANLLAFLTKNNIFATYNLSSMRKTIIDLTSKSEDVMICSIVFLLIGIVAVLGSSLLFSKRDVD, via the coding sequence ATGATAAATGTAATATCAAGTGAATTTTATAAAATATTTAAAAGTAAAATCTTTTATGTAATTTCAATAATATTGCTAGCAATGAATGTTATTTCTTTTGTTTCTTTGCTTGTACAAAAAATAAATTCTTCTTCTAAGATAAAAGAACAGCTTGTAGGAACAGGAATCTCAAATTACCAAGAATCTTATAACGCAGATTTTGTTTTTTATATCATTCTTATTTTTATAGCGTTCCTAATTACTGCTGAATATGCAAATGATAGTATAAGGCAAATGGCTTGTCATGGAATAGCTAGATGGAAATTAGTACTCGGTCAGTATATAGCTATGTCTTCTGTAATTACAATAGTTCTATTAGGTTTTGGTATTTTAAATTTATTATCATATACAGTATTGTCTCAATTAGGAAAAGTTGATGTAGTAAAATTTATTATCATGAATTTCGGAATACTTTGCATGTTTTGGGGTACTGCAGGTATTGGCACTTTTTTATCTTATTTATTAAAAAATGGAGGCATTACAATTATAGTTTCTATTTTAGTTGTGATAAGTAGTAACTTAATAGCAAATTTGCTTGCTTTTTTAACAAAAAACAACATTTTTGCAACATATAATCTTAGCAGTATGCGTAAAACCATAATTGATCTTACTTCAAAATCAGAGGATGTTATGATTTGTTCAATTGTATTTTTATTAATTGGAATTGTTGCAGTTTTAGGATCGAGTTTATTATTTTCAAAAAGAGATGTAGATTAG
- a CDS encoding DUF445 family protein, with protein MSLSVFLMLLALQGISGGVSGYTTNKYAVNMLFKEYTPFKLGGVIKKKKEKFIDEISGLVERDIINSNTLREAVSKKEIGDQIEQITKTLLQDSLKKQFGSRKISEIDGFFESTIKNKDFMNENLNKFLPLVLDNVLENLNLSNILSQNQIERIIDEVHKLLAEEFEKNDILERYICDLYNENSDVTLSEIFKEEFKFKLVRNITEIIINIIKEDIFKDEEECKEVLNKVCSSINLDVTLTKLQGLIGEYKISEFITGKEEEQLSLEVFTKVNEFINSQKGRESIGNLIDEIISIGRKSEFTIYEVLPNEMEDSLTNFIQTIVPKVMPYISEWIGSNKGSLDELIESAIDEAIGNIDGSIKQVILSKVRSAFMDDISDKNNIVSKITDYVNKNVNDESYNKLANSIIDYLRSKKINDILELLEKQNVLDSKKLTEFIIKQFKLHGNKVLRMIIKSQFSKKVNEFVKLDLVKLFNEKLKSILFNNILFNKDKVINKLEEGIFLLITKKSDEIFNKNLAHLIDENQLTGISKGFSKLVNKFIKNSNNTYKKQVQELLSSEINNINLKEVVESHKTEILSTISQSLNKMYDDTLDKYKNYELKEVINLIPNKDELASKISKESHERLILALPSLLDGKIKKFVYGNLEKYNEDEICTLAQNFMGNQLKPLSVFGGVLGIIVGLIYGAATYDSMNIVGTSNGIANILMSCGIMAGVGVATNVIALWMIFHPYKKVKILSKIPFLREFALGYIPAHKNEFAMGMARLIDEELLEKKAINKTFNSNKHRIQLSLMEVVSNNNYQIIVNFIREKKQDLNKGIYNLILKYCNNSAFSKRIALAIGNNKFDNIIKKSSALNLEDKITQFLKGEDIQTRLVNLVNNKINSNYQVKDILSNELSSSLGNYIENQITMIIKNKAENLKKSNLLENIIANNSEIYNSTIKKSCREIFDDEFLINTKNSIQVYIENFIFNDSKKYIDNFMKKFLEDKLDGNNTIGSIFNGKVKDIIDGNLLTLTNWSTDKLIAYLKKNEYKISYSVKETISNELNFFEKLAYSAFGGDKIVEDVVSIILNNKLPIMIKEESDRISNLIKVSLDNTVYPMETRTLKIKADEINTGLLFDNMFKQFSNSSIFRNKINNSSDLMLDYFINSPIINYLEMCNMHTLELLHKKFYNEISLVQEDIYNNINKVFNEDNNIIYEFINDKFLTALLNKTGKDLFNGIEYSEIEDSAKNILKLITSSVNTQKYISILIEEFYDNQLSKKELKEFINIDILSKDIENSINIMFEQDKFNNENLQVIKEIIEEALNKHLNLISNDSKRYLVNEIIEAAIESTNHYILPMMQSINLKGITNKQINLMNPEEIHTLFKKVIGEFFMKLYLYGIMGGVFGINLWLTIVLCGADYIYSKKGPRDQDYVED; from the coding sequence ATGTCGTTATCAGTTTTTTTAATGCTATTAGCATTGCAGGGAATATCGGGAGGAGTTTCAGGATATACAACTAATAAGTATGCTGTAAATATGCTTTTTAAGGAATATACTCCTTTTAAGTTAGGAGGTGTAATTAAAAAGAAAAAAGAAAAATTTATAGATGAAATTAGTGGATTAGTTGAAAGAGATATAATAAATAGTAATACATTGAGAGAAGCAGTTTCTAAAAAGGAAATAGGAGATCAAATTGAACAAATTACTAAAACTTTGCTTCAAGATTCATTGAAAAAGCAATTTGGAAGTAGGAAGATATCTGAAATTGATGGATTCTTTGAAAGTACTATTAAGAATAAAGATTTTATGAATGAAAATTTAAATAAATTTTTACCATTAGTCCTAGATAATGTTTTAGAAAATCTTAATTTAAGTAACATATTATCACAAAATCAAATTGAGAGAATCATTGATGAAGTACATAAATTATTAGCTGAGGAATTTGAAAAGAATGACATATTAGAAAGATACATTTGTGATCTTTATAATGAGAATTCAGATGTTACTCTTTCAGAAATATTTAAAGAAGAATTTAAATTTAAATTAGTTAGAAATATTACTGAAATTATTATCAATATAATCAAAGAGGATATTTTTAAGGATGAAGAAGAATGTAAAGAAGTTTTAAACAAGGTTTGCTCAAGTATAAATCTTGATGTAACCTTAACTAAATTACAAGGATTAATTGGAGAATATAAAATAAGTGAATTTATCACAGGTAAAGAGGAAGAGCAGCTTTCATTAGAAGTATTCACTAAAGTTAATGAATTTATTAATTCTCAAAAAGGAAGAGAATCAATAGGAAATCTTATAGATGAAATAATATCTATTGGAAGGAAGAGTGAATTTACTATTTATGAAGTGCTTCCAAATGAGATGGAAGATTCTTTAACTAATTTTATACAAACAATTGTGCCTAAGGTAATGCCTTATATTTCAGAATGGATTGGTAGTAACAAGGGTTCTTTAGATGAATTGATTGAATCTGCTATTGATGAAGCTATTGGAAATATTGATGGCAGTATAAAACAGGTTATACTTTCAAAAGTACGAAGTGCTTTTATGGATGATATATCAGATAAAAATAATATTGTTAGTAAAATTACTGATTATGTTAATAAAAATGTTAATGATGAATCTTATAATAAATTAGCTAATTCAATTATTGATTATTTAAGAAGTAAAAAGATTAATGATATATTAGAACTTCTTGAAAAACAAAACGTATTAGATTCTAAAAAATTAACTGAATTTATAATTAAGCAATTTAAATTACATGGAAATAAAGTTTTAAGGATGATAATAAAATCTCAATTTTCTAAAAAGGTAAATGAGTTTGTCAAATTAGATTTAGTGAAATTATTTAATGAAAAATTAAAATCAATATTATTTAATAACATATTATTTAATAAAGATAAAGTTATTAATAAATTAGAGGAAGGGATTTTTCTTTTAATAACTAAAAAGAGTGATGAGATTTTTAATAAAAACTTAGCTCATTTAATAGATGAAAATCAATTAACAGGAATTTCAAAAGGATTCTCAAAACTAGTTAACAAATTTATTAAAAATAGTAACAATACATATAAGAAACAAGTACAAGAACTTTTAAGTTCAGAAATTAATAATATTAATTTGAAAGAAGTTGTTGAAAGTCATAAAACAGAAATATTAAGCACTATTTCTCAAAGTTTAAATAAGATGTATGATGATACATTAGATAAATATAAAAACTATGAATTAAAAGAAGTTATTAATTTGATTCCAAACAAGGATGAATTAGCAAGTAAAATTAGTAAAGAAAGTCATGAAAGATTAATTTTAGCATTGCCAAGTTTGTTAGATGGAAAAATTAAAAAATTCGTATATGGAAATTTAGAAAAATATAATGAAGATGAAATTTGTACATTAGCTCAAAACTTTATGGGAAATCAATTAAAGCCACTTTCGGTTTTTGGTGGAGTTCTTGGAATTATAGTAGGACTAATTTATGGTGCAGCAACTTATGATAGCATGAATATCGTGGGTACTTCAAATGGTATAGCCAATATTCTAATGTCATGTGGAATTATGGCTGGAGTTGGTGTGGCGACAAATGTAATAGCTTTATGGATGATTTTTCACCCATATAAAAAAGTTAAAATTTTATCTAAAATACCATTTTTAAGGGAGTTTGCATTAGGATATATACCAGCTCATAAAAATGAATTTGCAATGGGGATGGCTAGATTAATTGATGAAGAATTGTTAGAGAAAAAAGCTATTAATAAGACATTTAATAGTAATAAGCATAGAATTCAATTATCTCTAATGGAAGTAGTATCAAATAATAATTATCAAATTATAGTGAATTTTATTAGAGAAAAGAAACAAGATTTAAATAAAGGTATTTATAATCTAATTTTAAAATATTGTAATAATTCAGCATTTTCAAAGAGAATAGCTTTAGCTATAGGAAATAACAAATTTGATAATATAATTAAAAAATCATCTGCTTTAAATTTAGAAGATAAGATTACACAATTTTTAAAAGGTGAAGATATACAAACTAGATTAGTGAATTTAGTTAATAATAAAATAAACTCTAATTACCAAGTTAAAGATATACTTTCAAATGAATTATCGAGTAGTTTAGGTAATTATATAGAAAATCAAATTACTATGATTATCAAAAATAAAGCAGAAAACTTAAAGAAAAGCAATCTGCTAGAAAATATTATTGCTAACAATAGTGAAATTTATAATTCAACTATTAAAAAATCATGTAGAGAAATATTTGATGATGAATTCTTAATAAATACAAAGAATTCAATCCAAGTGTATATTGAGAATTTTATATTTAATGATTCTAAAAAGTATATTGATAACTTTATGAAAAAATTCTTGGAAGACAAGTTAGATGGAAATAATACTATAGGTTCTATTTTTAATGGAAAGGTTAAAGATATTATTGATGGTAATTTATTAACTTTAACTAATTGGAGCACAGATAAGCTTATTGCTTATTTGAAGAAAAATGAATATAAGATATCTTATAGCGTAAAAGAAACAATTTCAAATGAACTGAATTTCTTCGAAAAATTAGCTTATTCAGCATTTGGTGGAGATAAGATAGTTGAAGATGTTGTATCTATAATATTAAATAACAAGTTGCCAATTATGATAAAAGAAGAAAGTGATAGGATAAGTAATTTAATTAAAGTGAGCTTAGACAATACTGTTTATCCTATGGAAACAAGAACGTTAAAAATTAAAGCTGATGAAATTAATACCGGATTACTATTTGATAATATGTTTAAACAATTTAGTAACAGTAGTATTTTTAGAAATAAAATTAATAATTCAAGTGATTTAATGTTAGATTACTTTATAAATAGTCCTATTATTAATTATCTTGAAATGTGTAATATGCATACTTTAGAGTTATTGCATAAGAAGTTCTATAATGAAATTTCTTTAGTTCAAGAAGATATTTATAATAATATTAATAAAGTATTTAATGAAGATAATAATATAATATATGAATTTATAAATGATAAATTCCTAACAGCATTATTGAATAAAACTGGTAAAGATTTATTTAATGGTATTGAGTATTCTGAGATTGAAGATAGTGCAAAAAATATTTTGAAATTAATTACTTCAAGTGTTAATACTCAAAAATATATTAGTATCTTAATAGAAGAATTTTATGATAATCAGTTATCAAAGAAGGAACTTAAAGAATTTATTAATATTGATATCTTAAGTAAAGATATAGAGAATAGTATTAATATAATGTTTGAACAAGATAAATTCAATAATGAAAACTTACAAGTAATCAAAGAAATAATAGAAGAAGCTTTAAATAAGCATTTGAATTTAATTTCAAATGATTCAAAACGCTATTTAGTAAATGAAATAATAGAAGCAGCCATAGAATCAACAAATCATTACATACTTCCAATGATGCAAAGTATTAATCTTAAGGGTATTACTAATAAACAAATTAATTTAATGAATCCTGAAGAAATTCATACGCTATTTAAAAAAGTTATAGGAGAATTTTTCATGAAGTTATATCTTTATGGAATCATGGGCGGTGTATTTGGAATTAATTTATGGTTAACTATTGTTTTATGCGGAGCAGATTATATTTATAGTAAAAAAGGTCCTAGAGATCAAGATTATGTTGAAGATTAA
- a CDS encoding ABC transporter ATP-binding protein codes for MDILRTENVSKIYGIGDTRVTALDKLNLKISKGQFVSIIGPSGSGKSTLLHMLGGVDRPTEGKIYIEETDISSMNETESALFRRRKIGLIYQSYNLISTLNVKKNILLPMLLDSIKPNQEEFDHLVEMLGLTERLNHLPSQLSGGQQQRVAIGRSLIYKPSIILADEPTGNLDRKNTKATLDLLKLSNKEFNQTIVMITHDEEIASSADRVITIVDGRIVSDEVNKK; via the coding sequence TTGGATATATTAAGAACAGAAAATGTTTCAAAAATCTATGGAATTGGTGATACAAGAGTTACTGCATTAGATAAGTTGAATTTGAAAATAAGCAAGGGGCAATTTGTCTCAATAATTGGTCCAAGTGGATCAGGGAAATCTACACTTCTTCATATGCTAGGAGGTGTGGATCGTCCTACAGAAGGTAAAATATATATAGAAGAAACTGATATTTCATCAATGAATGAAACCGAGTCTGCTTTATTTCGACGACGAAAAATAGGATTAATTTATCAGTCTTATAATTTAATCTCTACACTGAATGTAAAAAAGAATATACTATTACCTATGTTGTTAGATAGTATAAAACCTAATCAAGAGGAATTTGATCATCTTGTAGAGATGCTTGGTTTAACAGAAAGGCTTAATCATTTGCCAAGCCAGCTTTCTGGCGGACAGCAGCAGAGAGTTGCTATAGGACGATCATTAATTTATAAACCATCAATTATTTTGGCTGATGAACCTACGGGTAATCTTGATAGGAAAAATACAAAAGCAACTCTTGACTTGTTGAAACTTTCAAATAAGGAATTCAACCAGACAATTGTGATGATCACACATGATGAAGAAATTGCATCATCAGCTGATAGAGTGATTACAATTGTTGATGGAAGAATAGTTTCAGATGAGGTGAACAAGAAATGA
- a CDS encoding TIGR03960 family B12-binding radical SAM protein, translated as MNKVSDDILFKVEKPSRYTGGELNEIVKNPNDVDIRFAFCFPDVYEVGMSHLGSRILYHTINLREDTYCERTFTPWPDMEEQMRKNDIPLFTLETKDSLKKFDILGFTLQYEMSYTNILNMLDMSGITIRASERGEDEPIVMAGGPCAYNPEPLYDIVDFFEIGEGEEMMNDVLDVYKKYKGKGKKKEFLREISKIQGIYVPSLYDVIYNEDNTIKEFKPKYDDVPKTVKKRIIKNYTKVDFPTDIIVPYTEIVHDRVVLELFRGCTNGCRFCQAGMIYRPVREKSKEDLLTLARDLVKSTGYEEISLSSLSTCDYSDIKELVSDLMKEHEEDRVGVALPSIRVDAFSVDLLKDIQKVRKTGLTFAPEAGSQRMRDIINKGLTEDKILEASRSAFEAGWKTLKLYFMVGLPYEELEDCKGIGELAEKIVSEYKAVPKKKGDYKGLRLTVSTSILIPKPFTPFQWAPMARLEEVNKKINAVKDSIKSKCIVYNYHEQKTSIMESVFARGDRRLCDVLIKAFEKGAKFDGWGQYFKYDAWMESLEECNLDVDFYAYRERGYDEVLPWDFIDIGVNRKYLEIENEKAKKAELTQNCRKGCTGCGVDVNFKDGECFEGAILN; from the coding sequence ATGAACAAAGTTTCAGATGATATCTTATTTAAGGTTGAAAAACCAAGTAGATATACAGGTGGGGAATTAAATGAAATAGTTAAGAACCCAAATGATGTTGATATAAGATTTGCATTTTGTTTTCCGGATGTTTATGAGGTAGGAATGTCTCATTTGGGGAGCAGAATTCTTTATCATACTATAAATTTAAGAGAAGATACATATTGTGAAAGAACATTTACACCATGGCCTGATATGGAAGAGCAAATGAGAAAAAATGATATTCCATTATTTACGTTGGAAACTAAGGATTCTTTAAAGAAATTTGATATTTTAGGTTTCACGCTTCAATATGAAATGAGTTATACAAATATTTTAAATATGCTTGATATGTCTGGGATTACTATAAGAGCATCAGAGAGAGGTGAAGATGAGCCTATAGTTATGGCAGGAGGTCCTTGTGCTTATAATCCAGAACCATTATATGACATAGTAGATTTCTTTGAAATTGGCGAAGGCGAAGAAATGATGAATGATGTCTTAGACGTTTATAAAAAATATAAGGGCAAAGGAAAAAAGAAAGAATTCTTAAGAGAGATTTCTAAGATACAAGGTATCTATGTTCCTTCATTATACGATGTTATTTATAATGAAGATAACACAATAAAAGAATTCAAGCCAAAGTACGATGATGTTCCAAAGACTGTTAAAAAGAGAATTATAAAGAATTATACAAAGGTTGATTTTCCAACTGATATAATAGTTCCTTATACAGAAATTGTTCATGATAGAGTGGTTCTAGAACTATTCAGAGGATGTACAAATGGATGTAGATTCTGCCAAGCGGGAATGATTTATAGACCGGTTAGAGAAAAGTCAAAGGAAGATCTTTTAACATTAGCTAGAGATTTAGTTAAAAGTACAGGATATGAAGAAATTTCTCTTTCATCACTAAGTACATGTGATTATTCTGATATAAAGGAACTAGTTTCAGATTTAATGAAAGAACATGAAGAAGATAGAGTTGGAGTAGCTTTACCTTCAATTAGAGTTGATGCTTTTTCAGTTGATTTACTTAAGGATATTCAAAAGGTAAGAAAGACAGGATTAACATTTGCTCCAGAAGCAGGATCTCAAAGAATGAGGGATATAATAAATAAGGGACTTACAGAAGATAAAATTTTAGAAGCATCTAGAAGTGCTTTTGAAGCAGGATGGAAGACTCTTAAACTTTATTTTATGGTTGGACTTCCTTATGAAGAACTTGAAGACTGCAAAGGAATTGGAGAATTAGCAGAAAAAATTGTTTCTGAATATAAAGCAGTACCTAAGAAAAAAGGTGATTATAAGGGTCTAAGACTTACGGTGAGTACATCAATACTTATACCTAAGCCATTTACACCATTCCAATGGGCTCCAATGGCAAGACTTGAAGAAGTAAATAAAAAGATTAATGCTGTTAAGGATTCAATTAAATCAAAATGCATAGTTTATAATTATCATGAACAAAAGACATCTATTATGGAATCTGTATTTGCAAGAGGAGACAGAAGATTATGTGATGTTTTAATTAAAGCATTTGAAAAAGGTGCGAAATTTGATGGCTGGGGTCAATACTTTAAATATGATGCTTGGATGGAATCATTAGAAGAATGTAATTTAGATGTTGATTTCTATGCTTATAGAGAAAGAGGTTATGATGAAGTTTTACCTTGGGATTTCATTGATATTGGAGTAAATAGAAAATATTTAGAAATAGAAAATGAAAAAGCAAAGAAAGCTGAATTAACTCAAAACTGTAGAAAAGGATGTACAGGTTGTGGAGTTGATGTAAACTTTAAAGATGGGGAGTGTTTTGAAGGTGCGATACTTAACTAA
- a CDS encoding sensor histidine kinase, whose translation MNITDTNQRLTVIAKQRDIANLVNILNYLVRDIRMSRIRIKRLTMNFRQSIINISHDLRTPLTTASGYIQMLQTSVTEEEREEYLRIILERQNMVKMLLEQLFEYVRIESGEIIYEHVPMDAKKVFIDTLAMYYDDFNKKGQEPTVHLLEKPCIILGDEQGVKRIFSNILFNAAIHGNGGYCFEIQESDSYVFTFSNISEPMSSDDLDNIFQRFYTKDQSRNKKTTGLGLAIAKEITMQLNGKIEAFYNNGKFSISISFPKIS comes from the coding sequence ATGAATATAACTGATACTAATCAGCGTCTAACAGTTATAGCAAAGCAAAGGGATATTGCAAATTTAGTAAATATACTCAATTATTTAGTGAGGGATATCAGAATGTCTCGTATAAGAATCAAAAGGCTAACTATGAATTTTAGACAGAGTATAATTAATATTTCACATGATTTACGTACACCGTTGACAACTGCTAGTGGATACATTCAAATGCTCCAAACAAGTGTTACAGAAGAAGAAAGAGAAGAATATTTAAGGATAATATTAGAACGTCAAAATATGGTTAAAATGCTATTGGAACAATTATTTGAATATGTACGAATTGAATCAGGTGAGATTATTTATGAACATGTGCCTATGGATGCAAAAAAAGTTTTTATAGATACACTTGCTATGTATTATGATGATTTTAACAAGAAGGGACAAGAACCAACTGTTCATTTACTAGAAAAACCATGTATAATACTAGGAGATGAACAAGGGGTAAAAAGAATATTTTCAAATATATTATTTAATGCAGCTATACATGGTAATGGAGGATATTGTTTTGAAATCCAGGAGTCAGATAGTTATGTATTTACTTTTTCTAATATTAGTGAACCCATGAGTAGCGATGATTTAGATAATATTTTTCAACGTTTTTACACAAAGGATCAATCTAGAAATAAAAAGACTACAGGTTTAGGACTGGCAATAGCTAAGGAAATTACCATGCAGTTAAATGGTAAAATAGAAGCTTTTTATAACAATGGTAAATTCTCAATATCTATTTCGTTCCCTAAGATTTCATAA
- a CDS encoding ABC transporter permease: protein MKIMNEYTYHKIKKNKRYTISILVAITIASALLCSLSIFLYSIWDTKVTSTIEKTGYWHGELWNSISGDKLKYITENPDVEATMVKGSWVTAELSNTKRPYLLMRDADKNFWSDMNLKNNLTDGSLPKKAGEIVVSKLFFTDNPTYKIGDKLTLPIGNRMLDNKVISTQDYKKPGETFKTTGTKTYTIVGELDVSGISAYPGYIAMGYLDVLNIQPSDELTVYMRFVNPRKIYNTLPEIAEYVGLTKNEYGQYGVMYNSQLLNLYGISDKSSTNTQLVIILAIAVTLFLLIMGAFVLIIYNAFSLSSNSRIKELSILKSLGATPRQIKYSVLYEGFLLWIAQLPIGLIIGYTFSYLVFSRVNGILSISEDYKNINVSLSWVVIAFSVISSLITVLVSAYIPARKVAKVPAIFGIRQNSQVIKVKKMKRNLIIKRIFGIEGELAASQFSANKKSLRTAVLSLSMCFILISGYINIISIYNFADSKNNKVINHDITLNLNIMDEPSDKMLNEILSLPEAQDSVVRRQVCTSTYVTSDQESDIFAESGGFDGVNSNKYNVLKEDGKYRITVNLVGLGDESFKKYCTEIGTDFEKYYKEGTATGVLLNSTYHTPANSKVIQQIHLLNINQGSKMLLYEKVEDDMNTNNKFDVQIGDVTDISPSDLGTARYSLAFIVPMKNYQQIVSDFSPDRKLESNRVSIDLLVGDKASPNVKEKLTQICSAYLGSEDFNIWSLVEERNHKELVQKAVAISVSAVALMIGIIGIFNAFSIVSNNIRLHRKEFAMLRSVGLTPKGLNKMLILEGLFFALKPIIISIPVVFIICWYMLRLTSITWIEFLAVFPGKAISIYSMLIFVAILLSYWFSSKSVKQNNIIEAMKDEIV from the coding sequence ATGAAAATTATGAATGAATACACATATCACAAAATAAAAAAGAATAAGCGATATACAATTTCTATACTAGTTGCGATAACAATTGCTTCCGCATTGTTGTGTTCATTATCTATATTTTTATATTCTATATGGGATACAAAGGTAACCTCAACAATTGAAAAAACAGGTTATTGGCACGGAGAATTATGGAATTCTATATCAGGTGATAAATTGAAGTATATCACAGAAAACCCAGATGTTGAAGCTACAATGGTTAAAGGAAGTTGGGTTACTGCTGAACTTTCTAATACCAAACGTCCATATCTTTTAATGAGAGATGCAGATAAAAATTTTTGGAGTGACATGAATTTAAAAAATAATCTTACAGATGGTAGCCTTCCTAAAAAAGCTGGAGAAATTGTTGTGTCAAAATTATTCTTTACAGATAATCCCACATATAAAATTGGCGATAAGCTAACACTGCCCATAGGTAATCGTATGTTAGATAACAAAGTAATTTCAACTCAAGATTATAAAAAGCCTGGTGAAACTTTTAAGACAACTGGAACTAAGACTTATACAATAGTTGGTGAGTTAGATGTTTCTGGAATATCAGCTTATCCGGGGTATATTGCTATGGGATACTTGGATGTTTTGAATATTCAACCCAGTGATGAACTTACGGTTTATATGCGTTTTGTGAACCCTCGTAAAATATATAATACATTACCAGAGATTGCAGAATACGTTGGATTAACCAAAAACGAATATGGACAGTATGGAGTTATGTATAATAGCCAGTTATTAAATTTATATGGAATTAGCGATAAAAGTAGTACAAATACTCAACTTGTTATAATTTTAGCAATAGCAGTAACTCTGTTTTTACTAATTATGGGTGCATTTGTTCTTATTATTTATAATGCATTCTCATTGTCTTCTAATAGTCGGATTAAGGAATTGAGTATTTTAAAAAGTTTAGGGGCAACACCAAGACAAATTAAGTATTCTGTACTTTATGAAGGATTTTTGTTATGGATTGCTCAACTACCAATTGGCTTAATAATAGGATATACATTTAGTTATCTTGTATTCTCTAGAGTTAATGGAATTCTTAGCATTTCAGAAGATTATAAGAACATAAATGTTTCTTTATCTTGGGTAGTAATTGCTTTTTCTGTAATAAGCTCGTTAATTACTGTTTTAGTCTCAGCATATATTCCTGCAAGAAAAGTGGCAAAAGTGCCAGCCATTTTTGGAATACGCCAGAATAGCCAAGTAATAAAAGTAAAAAAAATGAAACGTAATTTAATAATCAAGAGAATATTTGGTATAGAAGGTGAACTAGCAGCTTCGCAATTTTCAGCTAATAAGAAGAGCTTACGTACAGCTGTTTTATCTCTTTCAATGTGCTTTATCTTAATATCAGGTTATATTAATATTATTTCAATATATAATTTTGCTGATTCTAAGAATAACAAAGTAATTAATCATGATATTACGCTTAATTTAAATATTATGGATGAACCAAGTGATAAAATGCTTAATGAAATTCTCTCGTTACCTGAAGCTCAAGATAGTGTGGTTAGAAGGCAAGTATGTACTTCAACCTATGTGACATCAGATCAGGAGTCAGATATTTTTGCTGAATCAGGTGGATTTGATGGAGTAAACTCCAATAAGTATAATGTATTAAAAGAAGATGGAAAGTATAGAATTACAGTAAATTTAGTAGGCTTAGGTGATGAATCATTTAAGAAGTATTGCACAGAAATTGGCACTGATTTTGAGAAATATTATAAAGAAGGTACAGCAACAGGTGTATTGCTAAATAGCACATATCATACCCCTGCTAATTCGAAAGTCATACAACAAATACATTTGTTAAATATAAACCAGGGAAGTAAAATGCTTTTATATGAAAAAGTAGAAGATGATATGAACACAAATAATAAATTTGATGTTCAAATAGGTGATGTTACAGATATTTCTCCAAGCGACCTGGGAACTGCTAGATATAGCCTAGCTTTTATTGTTCCTATGAAAAATTATCAGCAGATAGTTAGTGATTTTTCACCTGATCGAAAGCTTGAGTCTAATAGGGTATCAATTGATTTGTTAGTGGGAGATAAGGCTAGTCCAAACGTAAAAGAAAAATTGACACAGATTTGCAGTGCCTACTTGGGATCAGAAGATTTTAACATATGGAGTTTAGTGGAAGAAAGAAATCATAAAGAATTAGTTCAAAAAGCTGTTGCAATTAGTGTTTCTGCTGTTGCATTAATGATTGGGATAATTGGAATTTTTAATGCATTTTCTATCGTTTCGAATAATATAAGGCTTCATAGAAAGGAATTTGCTATGCTTAGGTCAGTTGGATTAACACCTAAAGGATTAAATAAAATGCTGATATTGGAAGGTCTGTTCTTTGCATTAAAACCAATTATTATTAGTATTCCAGTGGTGTTTATTATTTGTTGGTATATGTTAAGATTAACATCAATAACATGGATTGAGTTTTTAGCTGTTTTTCCAGGTAAAGCAATTTCAATTTATTCAATGCTAATATTTGTGGCTATACTTTTGTCATATTGGTTTTCTTCTAAATCCGTTAAACAAAACAATATTATAGAAGCGATGAAAGACGAAATAGTATGA